In Phormidium yuhuli AB48, one genomic interval encodes:
- a CDS encoding Ycf34 family protein encodes MCICVNCHYVDRCATYHEVEHQHQQSHLTKTPDFQPVEPTINVNIRTPEGGDIEMEWDVVGCQSFKAEMGKWSKLRPGELLPT; translated from the coding sequence ATGTGTATCTGTGTCAACTGTCATTATGTTGATCGCTGTGCCACCTATCATGAAGTGGAACATCAACATCAACAGTCTCATTTGACCAAAACTCCGGACTTTCAGCCCGTCGAACCCACCATCAACGTCAATATCCGCACCCCTGAGGGCGGCGATATTGAAATGGAATGGGATGTGGTAGGCTGTCAGAGTTTTAAGGCTGAGATGGGCAAATGGTCTAAGCTACGTCCTGGGGAACTCCTTCCCACCTAA
- a CDS encoding SGNH/GDSL hydrolase family protein gives MVSQQPSIRVMPLGDSITDGYNVPGGYRISLWQALEERGDRIEFVGSQENGPPELPDRNHQGHSGWRIDELHRRVGDWLDTAEPDVILLIIGTNDIAQGHNLDTAPDRLKGLIDELFHHRPQAQIFVGSIPPIDEPGLNARVVAYNQAIAQQIQARQVQGEPLIFVDLYSGLTPEDLADGIHPNRQGHDKIARMWYEAWTQHRSL, from the coding sequence ATGGTGAGCCAACAGCCATCCATCCGAGTCATGCCCCTAGGAGATTCCATCACCGATGGCTATAACGTACCGGGGGGCTACCGCATCAGTTTGTGGCAGGCTCTCGAAGAACGGGGCGATCGCATTGAGTTTGTAGGTAGCCAGGAAAACGGTCCCCCCGAACTCCCTGATCGTAATCATCAAGGTCATTCCGGCTGGCGAATCGACGAACTCCACCGCCGAGTGGGAGATTGGTTAGATACGGCTGAACCGGACGTCATCCTCTTAATCATTGGCACTAACGACATCGCCCAGGGCCATAACCTCGACACCGCTCCCGATCGTCTCAAGGGCCTGATTGACGAGCTCTTTCATCATCGCCCCCAAGCCCAAATCTTCGTTGGTTCCATCCCTCCCATTGACGAACCCGGGCTCAATGCCCGGGTTGTTGCTTATAACCAGGCGATCGCCCAACAGATCCAGGCTCGTCAAGTCCAGGGCGAGCCGCTCATCTTTGTCGACCTTTACAGCGGCCTAACCCCTGAAGACTTAGCTGACGGTATCCATCCCAACCGCCAAGGCCACGATAAAATTGCCCGAATGTGGTACGAGGCCTGGACTCAACATCGATCTCTCTAG
- a CDS encoding GNAT family N-acetyltransferase, whose translation MDRTAANYTFTWIHQIAEIPKAAWDPLAQPLTSPFFEWDWLHNLESSGSATGKAGWMPCHLTVWRDRTLVAAAPLYLKGHSYGEFVFDHQFADLSERLGISYYPKLLGMSPFTPAEGYRFLIAPDEDEAELLGVMVAEIDHFCDRNQISSCHFLYVDPSWQSRLQESGFSPWRHHNYIWHNDSYGSFDDYLKAFNANQRRNIKRERKAMAKAGLTLKTLTGDEIPRALFPLMYRFYENTCDKFGWWGSKYLTKRFFEQLHSTYRHRVLFVAAYPESAGEDKGHPLGMSFCLTKGDRLYGRYWGSHDEINCLHFNVCYYSPIEWAIDHNIQIFDPGAGGRHKKRRGFPATPNVSLHRFYPSRLRKIILPYLQQVNEMEEQEVAAINEELPFAHQP comes from the coding sequence ATGGACAGAACTGCTGCGAACTATACCTTCACCTGGATTCATCAAATTGCAGAGATTCCTAAAGCGGCCTGGGACCCCCTGGCTCAACCCCTGACATCACCGTTTTTTGAGTGGGATTGGCTGCATAATCTAGAGTCTTCTGGAAGTGCGACAGGAAAAGCAGGCTGGATGCCTTGTCATTTAACCGTCTGGCGCGATCGCACCCTCGTCGCCGCCGCTCCTCTCTATCTCAAGGGCCATAGTTACGGGGAATTTGTCTTCGATCATCAATTTGCAGACCTCTCAGAGCGTTTGGGCATTTCCTATTACCCGAAACTCTTGGGAATGAGTCCCTTTACTCCTGCTGAAGGCTATCGCTTTTTAATTGCACCTGATGAAGATGAGGCGGAACTGCTGGGGGTCATGGTCGCAGAAATCGACCATTTCTGCGATCGCAACCAAATCAGTAGCTGTCATTTTCTCTATGTTGACCCGTCCTGGCAATCTCGTCTACAAGAGAGCGGCTTTTCCCCTTGGCGACATCATAACTACATCTGGCACAATGACAGCTATGGGAGTTTTGACGATTATCTCAAGGCCTTTAATGCCAACCAGCGGCGCAATATTAAGCGAGAACGCAAGGCAATGGCTAAAGCTGGCTTAACCCTGAAAACCTTGACTGGAGATGAAATTCCTCGGGCCCTGTTCCCACTGATGTATCGATTTTATGAAAATACCTGTGATAAGTTCGGCTGGTGGGGGAGTAAGTACCTGACGAAACGTTTTTTTGAGCAACTCCATTCCACCTATCGTCATCGAGTTCTCTTTGTGGCGGCTTATCCTGAGTCCGCTGGGGAGGATAAGGGTCATCCGTTGGGAATGTCCTTTTGTTTAACCAAGGGCGATCGCCTCTATGGACGCTATTGGGGCAGTCATGATGAGATTAACTGTCTCCATTTCAATGTCTGCTATTACAGTCCCATTGAATGGGCCATCGACCATAACATCCAAATTTTCGACCCTGGTGCAGGGGGCCGTCATAAAAAACGTCGAGGCTTCCCCGCCACCCCCAACGTCAGCCTACATCGCTTTTACCCCTCACGACTGCGCAAAATCATTTTGCCCTATTTGCAACAAGTCAATGAGATGGAAGAACAGGAAGTCGCGGCCATCAACGAGGAGTTACCCTTTGCGCATCAGCCATAA
- a CDS encoding phasin family protein encodes MAGFGNLFQKAFYLGVGFASYAGEQASEKLIELRATAQKLADELVERGEMNTEEARRFVEEMVNQGQRQGSGNPQVRQETGPKEPRRIEILDDDEEPPEVSSSSTEAPDSGVESLHQQVQSLQDELRRLQQDQ; translated from the coding sequence ATGGCTGGATTTGGCAATCTGTTTCAGAAGGCATTTTATCTAGGGGTGGGTTTCGCCTCCTATGCTGGAGAACAAGCAAGTGAGAAACTGATTGAGTTACGAGCAACGGCCCAGAAGCTAGCGGATGAATTAGTGGAACGGGGGGAAATGAACACCGAGGAGGCCCGACGTTTTGTCGAGGAGATGGTGAATCAGGGCCAGCGACAGGGAAGTGGAAATCCTCAAGTGCGCCAGGAGACGGGCCCTAAAGAACCCCGACGCATTGAGATTCTCGATGATGATGAGGAGCCCCCCGAGGTCTCTTCCAGCTCAACGGAAGCCCCAGACTCCGGTGTGGAGAGCCTACATCAACAGGTGCAATCTCTTCAAGATGAATTGCGCCGTTTGCAGCAAGACCAATAA
- a CDS encoding sensor histidine kinase, producing MPAAPYPENEAERQKALEQYNLLDTLPEQAFDDITLLAAHVCQTPIALVSLIDHDRQWFKSKVGIDAEETPRAQAFCAHTILEPANVLVVPDARVDPRFADNPFVTGMPEIRFYAGAPLQTPGGQAVGTLCTVDTKPRGLTPEQIQGLQALSRQVVAQMELRRNVKQLSQTLEKLQRTQASLIQTEKMSALGRFVAGIAHEINNPVSFILGNLPHAQSYTEELLELLHLYQAAYPQPKSPVAVKLDDLDLDYIAEDFFKLLNSIKFGAIRIEKIVKSLRTFSNLHEADIKSVQLREHLDNALDLSLSQLQDSLNPFKIEIIKHYQDLPPLVCNIAELNQVLISLISNAMDALQERVEQTPDESSSSDYQPTLTLTTDQATDETGRDFITLTIEDNGIGIELDKQDKIFDPFYSSKPVGKGTGLGLTSSYEIVVKQHQGKLLLNSTPGQGSRFSIWLPTDLPLPD from the coding sequence ATGCCTGCTGCCCCCTATCCTGAGAACGAAGCTGAACGCCAAAAGGCTCTTGAGCAATACAACTTGCTTGATACTCTGCCTGAACAAGCTTTTGATGATATTACTCTTTTAGCCGCTCATGTCTGTCAGACTCCTATTGCCTTAGTGAGTCTCATCGACCACGATCGCCAATGGTTCAAGTCCAAAGTGGGCATTGACGCCGAAGAGACCCCCCGCGCTCAGGCGTTTTGTGCCCATACAATTCTTGAGCCAGCCAACGTTTTAGTGGTTCCCGATGCCAGAGTAGATCCTCGCTTCGCCGACAATCCCTTCGTCACGGGAATGCCTGAGATTCGCTTCTACGCCGGCGCTCCCCTTCAGACTCCTGGAGGCCAAGCCGTCGGCACCCTCTGCACCGTTGATACTAAGCCGCGAGGCTTAACCCCAGAGCAAATTCAGGGATTACAGGCCCTCAGCCGTCAAGTAGTTGCTCAGATGGAGTTACGGCGTAATGTTAAACAGCTAAGTCAGACCTTAGAGAAATTACAGCGTACCCAAGCTAGCTTAATCCAAACGGAAAAAATGTCTGCCTTGGGGCGATTTGTCGCTGGCATTGCCCATGAAATTAATAATCCCGTGAGCTTTATCTTGGGTAATCTTCCCCATGCTCAAAGCTATACGGAAGAACTCCTAGAGTTACTTCATCTTTATCAAGCCGCTTATCCCCAGCCTAAGTCCCCGGTTGCCGTCAAACTAGACGACTTAGACCTCGACTATATTGCTGAAGATTTTTTCAAACTTTTGAACTCTATAAAATTCGGTGCAATCCGTATCGAAAAAATCGTAAAATCCTTGCGAACCTTTAGCAACCTTCATGAAGCAGATATCAAATCAGTCCAGCTCCGAGAACATCTGGACAACGCCTTAGACTTAAGCTTGTCTCAATTACAGGATAGCCTAAACCCGTTTAAGATTGAAATAATCAAACATTACCAGGATTTGCCACCGCTCGTTTGTAACATTGCCGAGCTTAATCAAGTTTTGATTAGCCTCATCAGCAATGCGATGGATGCCCTACAGGAGCGCGTTGAACAGACCCCAGATGAGTCCTCCTCAAGCGACTATCAGCCCACCTTGACCCTCACCACTGACCAAGCTACCGATGAAACGGGACGGGACTTCATCACCCTGACCATCGAAGATAACGGCATTGGCATTGAGCTAGATAAACAGGATAAAATTTTTGACCCCTTTTACAGTAGCAAACCCGTTGGCAAAGGAACGGGTTTAGGTCTAACCAGTAGTTACGAGATTGTTGTGAAACAGCATCAAGGGAAATTGCTCTTAAACTCAACCCCGGGCCAGGGGAGTCGCTTTTCCATTTGGCTACCGACAGATTTACCCCTACCCGACTAG
- the gor gene encoding glutathione-disulfide reductase, which produces MTYDFDLFVIGAGSGGIATARRAAEYGAKVGIAEDDRLGGTCVNRGCVPKKLMVYASHFPEQFHDAAGYGWSAVQSQLDWPKMVKAVNDEVTRLNGIYQRMLDKSEVQVFRESARFVDSHTVQVGDRQVSAEKILIAVGGKPIKPNIPGLEHAITSDEMFHLPQQPKHLVVLGGGYIGVEFACILRGLGSEVTVVIRREKILNGFDEDLRDCIQEGMINHGIRILNNTNITSVEQQGDGTLKLNLDTQEGSIVADTVTLSATGRKPRLEGLGLEHTKVEVKKGAIAVDEYSQTAEPHIFAVGDCTDRVNLTPVAINEGRVFADTHFGGKSRQMSYENIPTAVFSSPEAATVGLTEAEAREEYGDRIKIFRSKFRPMYHTLGGRDERTLMKLVVDSQSDRVLGAHMVGESAAEIIQGVAIAVKMGATKADFDATVGIHPSSAEEFVTMR; this is translated from the coding sequence ATGACATACGATTTTGACTTATTTGTAATTGGTGCAGGTTCCGGGGGCATTGCGACGGCTCGCCGGGCCGCTGAATATGGCGCTAAAGTGGGCATTGCCGAAGATGATCGGCTCGGGGGAACCTGTGTCAATCGTGGCTGTGTTCCCAAGAAACTGATGGTGTACGCCTCCCACTTCCCGGAACAGTTCCATGATGCTGCGGGCTATGGTTGGAGTGCCGTTCAGAGTCAACTGGACTGGCCCAAAATGGTCAAGGCCGTCAACGATGAGGTGACTCGCCTCAATGGCATCTATCAGCGAATGTTGGATAAGTCTGAGGTGCAGGTCTTTCGCGAATCAGCGCGGTTTGTGGATTCTCATACCGTCCAAGTGGGCGATCGCCAAGTCAGCGCCGAGAAAATCCTGATTGCGGTGGGGGGGAAACCCATTAAACCCAACATCCCCGGCTTAGAACATGCCATCACCTCCGATGAGATGTTTCATCTTCCCCAACAGCCGAAGCATTTAGTCGTTCTCGGTGGGGGTTATATTGGCGTTGAGTTTGCCTGTATTCTGCGAGGCTTGGGGTCTGAGGTAACGGTGGTGATTCGTCGCGAGAAGATTCTCAACGGCTTTGATGAGGATTTGCGCGATTGTATTCAAGAGGGAATGATCAACCACGGCATTCGCATCCTCAATAACACCAATATCACCTCAGTGGAGCAACAAGGGGATGGAACCCTGAAACTGAATTTAGATACTCAAGAGGGGAGTATTGTCGCCGATACCGTGACCCTGTCGGCCACGGGCCGCAAGCCTCGTTTAGAGGGATTGGGGTTAGAACATACGAAAGTTGAGGTGAAGAAAGGGGCGATCGCCGTCGATGAGTACAGCCAAACCGCCGAACCTCATATCTTCGCCGTGGGAGACTGTACCGATCGCGTCAACCTGACCCCTGTGGCCATCAACGAGGGCCGTGTCTTTGCCGATACCCACTTTGGCGGCAAATCTCGTCAGATGAGTTATGAGAATATCCCCACAGCGGTGTTTTCCTCCCCAGAAGCTGCCACCGTTGGCTTAACCGAAGCCGAGGCCCGAGAAGAGTATGGCGATCGCATTAAAATCTTCCGGTCTAAATTCCGCCCCATGTACCACACCTTAGGGGGACGAGACGAACGGACGCTCATGAAACTGGTAGTCGATAGTCAGAGCGATCGCGTTCTCGGGGCCCATATGGTCGGAGAAAGTGCCGCTGAGATTATCCAAGGGGTGGCGATCGCCGTCAAAATGGGGGCAACCAAAGCCGATTTTGACGCAACGGTAGGCATCCATCCCAGTTCTGCCGAAGAATTTGTCACGATGCGTTAA
- a CDS encoding glutathione peroxidase, protein MLQDKTGQRVPEVIFRTRQDGEWKDVDSKDIFNGRNVVVFSLPGAFTPTCSSSHLPGYNQLASIFKANGVDEIVCLSVNDTFVMNEWAKDQECDNVTLIPDGNGDFTEGMGMLVDKADLGFGKRSWRYSMYVKDGVIDKMFIEPEEPGDPFKVSDAETMLGYINPQAKPKHVSLFSKVGCPFCAKAKSLLQDKGWEYEEIVIGRDASTASLKAMTGKTSAPQVFVDGQLVGGSEELEAYLKSA, encoded by the coding sequence ATGTTACAGGACAAAACCGGACAACGAGTTCCCGAGGTTATCTTCCGCACCCGTCAAGATGGGGAATGGAAAGACGTTGACAGCAAAGACATCTTCAACGGCAGAAACGTGGTGGTCTTCTCCCTCCCCGGTGCCTTCACCCCCACCTGCTCCTCCAGCCACCTCCCCGGCTACAACCAGCTTGCCAGCATCTTCAAAGCCAACGGTGTAGACGAAATTGTCTGTCTCTCGGTTAACGACACCTTCGTCATGAACGAATGGGCCAAAGACCAAGAATGTGACAATGTCACCCTGATTCCCGATGGTAACGGTGATTTCACCGAAGGAATGGGGATGTTGGTGGACAAAGCTGACCTCGGCTTCGGTAAACGCTCCTGGCGTTACTCCATGTACGTCAAAGATGGCGTGATCGACAAAATGTTCATCGAGCCTGAAGAACCCGGAGATCCCTTCAAAGTCTCCGACGCTGAAACCATGTTGGGCTATATCAACCCCCAGGCCAAGCCCAAGCACGTCTCCCTGTTCTCGAAAGTGGGATGTCCCTTCTGTGCCAAAGCGAAATCTCTCCTGCAAGATAAAGGCTGGGAGTACGAAGAAATCGTCATCGGTCGCGATGCCTCTACCGCATCCCTGAAAGCCATGACAGGCAAGACTTCTGCCCCTCAGGTCTTCGTCGATGGTCAACTCGTCGGCGGTTCCGAGGAACTGGAGGCCTATCTCAAGTCTGCCTAA
- a CDS encoding DUF3493 domain-containing protein: MNDQTPRPYSSRPKSAQGLSEEKYQRLVAEAKAPYRGFRLFIYVSLGASGLLGAFVFMARVAAGQNLSSDLPNLALQLGVVALMVWLFRRERR; the protein is encoded by the coding sequence ATGAATGACCAAACTCCGCGACCTTACTCATCTCGCCCTAAGTCAGCCCAGGGTCTGAGTGAAGAAAAGTATCAACGGCTCGTTGCTGAAGCGAAAGCGCCCTATCGTGGCTTCCGTCTCTTTATCTATGTGAGTTTAGGTGCCTCGGGCCTCCTTGGGGCCTTCGTCTTCATGGCCCGGGTGGCCGCTGGACAAAACTTGTCGTCTGATTTGCCGAATTTAGCTCTACAACTGGGAGTCGTTGCCTTGATGGTTTGGTTATTTCGTCGGGAACGTCGATGA
- the ilvB gene encoding biosynthetic-type acetolactate synthase large subunit, which yields MQLQRVAVQRVSGAYALIDSLKRHGVRHIFGYPGGAILPIYDELYRAEAQGGIQHILVRHEQGASHAADGYARATGQVGVCFGTSGPGATNLVTGIATAHMDSIPMVVVTGQVPLNAIGTDAFQETDIFGITLPIVKHSYVVRNPNDMARIVAEAFHIASTGRPGPVLIDVPKDVGLAECDYIPIEPGSLKLPGYRPTVKGNPRQIEQAIALIREAKSPLLYVGGGAISAGAHAELKELAEHFQIPVTTTLMGKGAFDENHPLSVGMLGMHGTAYANFAVSECDLLIAVGARFDDRVTGKLDEFASRAKVIHIDIDPAEVGKNRAPEVPIVGDVRQVLIDLLRRLKELGVGMESEQTESWINRINRWRKDYPLEVPQYTELPSPQQVIVELHRQAPNAYYTTDVGQHQMWAAQFLKNGPRRWISSAGLGTMGYGLPAAMGAKVALPEEEVICISGDGSFQMNLQELGTMAQYGINFKTVIINNGWQGMVRQWQQTFYGERYSSSNMEVGMPDVELLCKAYGLKGIKVTQTDQLQDAIAEMLAHDGAVVLDVQVYRTENCYPMVAPGKSNAQMLGLPEQKKLEQAVELIYCPNCNAKNASTNHFCPECGTKL from the coding sequence GTGCAATTACAACGAGTCGCAGTGCAACGTGTGAGTGGGGCCTATGCCCTGATAGATAGTCTAAAACGCCATGGTGTTCGACATATCTTCGGATATCCCGGCGGCGCAATACTCCCTATTTACGACGAGTTATATCGGGCGGAAGCCCAGGGTGGGATTCAACATATCCTAGTCCGTCACGAACAAGGGGCCTCTCATGCAGCGGATGGCTATGCCCGGGCTACGGGACAGGTGGGGGTCTGTTTCGGCACATCTGGCCCCGGCGCAACCAACCTGGTTACGGGGATTGCGACCGCTCATATGGATTCAATTCCCATGGTGGTGGTGACGGGACAGGTTCCCCTCAATGCGATCGGTACGGATGCCTTCCAAGAAACTGACATTTTTGGGATTACCTTACCCATCGTCAAGCATTCCTATGTGGTGCGCAATCCCAACGATATGGCTAGAATTGTGGCGGAAGCCTTCCATATCGCCAGTACCGGTCGTCCTGGCCCCGTGTTGATTGATGTGCCTAAAGATGTGGGTTTGGCGGAATGTGACTATATCCCCATTGAGCCGGGTTCTCTGAAATTGCCGGGTTATCGTCCCACGGTGAAGGGGAATCCTCGTCAGATTGAGCAGGCGATCGCCCTAATTCGTGAGGCGAAATCCCCACTTCTCTATGTGGGAGGGGGAGCTATTTCTGCGGGCGCTCATGCTGAACTCAAGGAGTTGGCTGAACATTTCCAAATTCCCGTAACCACCACTCTGATGGGGAAAGGCGCGTTTGACGAAAATCATCCCTTGTCTGTGGGAATGCTGGGGATGCACGGAACGGCCTATGCCAACTTTGCGGTGAGTGAATGTGATCTCCTGATTGCGGTGGGGGCACGTTTTGACGATCGCGTCACCGGGAAGCTGGACGAGTTTGCCTCCCGTGCCAAGGTTATCCATATTGATATTGACCCCGCCGAGGTGGGTAAAAATCGGGCTCCAGAAGTTCCCATCGTGGGGGATGTGCGCCAGGTTCTCATTGATCTGTTGCGTCGCCTCAAAGAACTCGGCGTAGGGATGGAGTCTGAGCAAACGGAGTCCTGGATCAATCGCATCAATCGTTGGCGCAAGGATTACCCCCTAGAAGTTCCCCAATACACGGAGTTACCCTCACCCCAGCAGGTGATTGTGGAACTGCACCGTCAGGCCCCCAATGCCTATTACACCACCGATGTCGGTCAACATCAGATGTGGGCCGCCCAGTTCCTGAAAAATGGTCCCCGTCGTTGGATTTCCAGCGCCGGACTCGGAACCATGGGTTACGGACTCCCAGCAGCTATGGGCGCCAAAGTGGCTCTTCCCGAGGAAGAGGTCATTTGTATTAGTGGGGATGGCAGTTTCCAGATGAATCTCCAGGAACTGGGAACGATGGCCCAATACGGCATCAACTTCAAAACCGTGATTATTAATAACGGTTGGCAGGGGATGGTTCGGCAGTGGCAACAAACCTTCTACGGTGAACGCTATTCCTCCTCCAATATGGAAGTGGGGATGCCGGATGTGGAACTCCTCTGTAAAGCCTATGGTCTCAAGGGAATTAAGGTCACTCAGACGGATCAGCTTCAGGATGCGATCGCCGAAATGCTGGCCCATGATGGGGCGGTGGTCTTAGATGTACAGGTGTATCGCACGGAAAACTGTTACCCCATGGTCGCCCCCGGCAAGAGCAACGCCCAAATGCTCGGCCTACCGGAACAGAAGAAGTTAGAGCAAGCCGTAGAACTCATCTACTGCCCCAACTGCAACGCCAAAAATGCCTCAACTAACCACTTCTGTCCCGAATGCGGCACGAAACTCTAG
- a CDS encoding TRAP transporter substrate-binding protein, with protein sequence MKRRAFVTRSAVSAATVSALAACAETAGTGTDASSLPRVNWRMATSWPPSLDTIYGGAQTVCRRVNEMTNGRFTITPYAASELVPALQVMDAVEGGTVECGHTASYYYIGKNPTLGFATTMPFGLTAQQQNSWLYHGGGLEAMQKVYSDFNIINFPAGNTGTQMGGWFKRQVNSVADLNGMQLRVPGLGGTIMAEMGANVQVLPGSEVYLALERGAIDAAEWVGPYDDLKLGLHRAAQYYYYPGWWEPGATLDVLVNRRMWERLPEEYQQVFVAATVEANMTMLAQYDALNGEALQELIEGGTILSSFSEEIMRRGEEIALEIYEQTSQRNASFNEVYENWRAFREVVQGWHHLNKFSFAQYSRNQSS encoded by the coding sequence ATGAAACGCCGAGCTTTTGTCACACGAAGTGCCGTAAGTGCTGCTACGGTCTCTGCCCTTGCCGCTTGTGCGGAAACCGCCGGAACGGGAACAGATGCCAGTTCCTTACCGCGAGTGAACTGGCGCATGGCCACGAGTTGGCCCCCCTCCCTCGATACCATCTATGGTGGTGCCCAAACCGTCTGTCGTCGCGTCAACGAGATGACCAATGGCCGTTTTACGATTACCCCCTATGCCGCCAGTGAGTTAGTTCCAGCGTTACAGGTCATGGATGCAGTAGAGGGAGGAACCGTTGAATGTGGTCACACCGCCAGCTACTACTACATCGGCAAAAACCCGACCTTGGGTTTTGCGACAACGATGCCCTTTGGCTTAACGGCCCAACAGCAAAACTCCTGGCTCTATCACGGCGGTGGCTTGGAAGCGATGCAGAAGGTTTATAGCGATTTTAATATCATTAATTTCCCGGCCGGAAACACGGGAACGCAAATGGGAGGCTGGTTTAAGCGACAAGTCAACAGTGTCGCCGACCTGAATGGGATGCAACTGCGGGTTCCGGGGTTGGGGGGAACGATTATGGCCGAAATGGGGGCGAATGTGCAGGTTCTGCCCGGTTCAGAAGTCTATCTGGCCCTGGAACGGGGGGCGATTGATGCTGCTGAGTGGGTTGGGCCCTATGATGATTTGAAATTAGGGCTGCATCGGGCCGCCCAGTATTATTACTATCCCGGTTGGTGGGAACCGGGGGCGACATTAGATGTGTTGGTGAACCGCCGAATGTGGGAGCGGTTGCCGGAAGAATATCAACAGGTATTTGTAGCAGCTACGGTGGAAGCCAATATGACCATGTTGGCTCAGTATGACGCCCTCAATGGTGAGGCGTTACAGGAGTTGATTGAGGGGGGAACAATCCTCTCGAGCTTTTCAGAGGAGATTATGCGGCGGGGTGAGGAGATTGCTTTGGAGATTTATGAACAAACGTCTCAACGGAATGCCTCGTTTAATGAGGTATATGAGAACTGGCGTGCCTTCCGGGAGGTGGTACAGGGTTGGCATCACCTGAATAAGTTTAGTTTTGCCCAATATTCTCGCAACCAGTCCTCGTAA
- a CDS encoding DUF2834 domain-containing protein has protein sequence MTRRLFFIGLWFAFLGYAFLLAPPDRPETVDLIINLSSGNWDGLNPAIVALFNLMGIFPFAYGAMMFADGRGQKIGAWVFAAASFGVGAFAILPYLALRDPNPNLEGDLNPLLRFWDSRILGGILTLGAIALLGFGLSQGNWSDFSQQWQSSRFIHVMSLDFCLLCGLVPALLGDDMARRGLKNPKLFWAVSLTPLLGLLLYLSLRPPLEAATPALQDSPQSS, from the coding sequence ATGACTCGCCGCCTTTTCTTCATCGGACTTTGGTTCGCCTTTCTCGGTTATGCCTTCCTACTCGCCCCCCCAGATCGCCCAGAAACCGTAGATTTAATTATTAACCTCTCCTCTGGGAACTGGGACGGCCTCAACCCGGCTATTGTGGCCCTATTTAACCTCATGGGAATTTTTCCCTTCGCCTATGGTGCTATGATGTTCGCCGATGGGCGGGGTCAGAAAATCGGGGCTTGGGTCTTTGCGGCCGCCTCCTTTGGCGTGGGGGCATTTGCCATTTTGCCCTATCTAGCCCTGCGAGACCCCAATCCCAACCTAGAAGGAGATCTAAACCCCTTGCTGCGATTCTGGGACTCGCGCATCTTAGGAGGGATTTTAACCCTAGGGGCGATCGCCCTCCTAGGATTTGGCCTCAGTCAGGGGAATTGGAGTGACTTCAGCCAACAATGGCAAAGCAGCCGTTTTATCCATGTCATGAGTTTGGACTTCTGTCTGCTTTGCGGCCTAGTTCCCGCGCTCCTCGGCGATGACATGGCCCGGCGAGGTCTCAAGAATCCCAAGCTCTTCTGGGCCGTCTCCCTAACCCCCCTGTTGGGCCTGCTCCTCTATCTCAGCCTACGTCCCCCCTTAGAGGCAGCGACCCCAGCCCTCCAAGACTCCCCCCAATCCTCTTAA